ATTAAGGAGGCAGAAGCTCTCTTTGAAATAGCAAAAAGGAATAATGTCCTCCTTCAAATAGGCCATGTTGAAAGATTTAATGCGGCTGTTTGTGAGCTTAAGAATATTATAAAAAACCCTATATTTATTGAGACAAAAAGATTAGGACCAAAAAATCCAAGAATAAATGACACAGGTGTTGTCTTGGATCTTTTAATTCACGATATAGACATTGTCCTTTCCCTTGTTCCCTCTGAGATAGAAAAAACAAGCCTTGTGGCAAGCAGGGTTTATTCGGATTATGAAGATATTGCTAATCTTCAGATTATATTTAAAAATGGCTGTATTGCCTCTTTAACAGCCTCAAGGACAACTGAGGAAAAGATGAGGACATTATCAGCTACCCAGGAGGATGCATATATATTCCTTGATTATGCAGAGCAAGACCTCCATATCCACAGGAGGGCTTCATCAGAATACTTTACATCCCCTGAGGTTTTAAGGTATAAACAAGAATCATTCGTGGAAAGAATTTTTGTTCATAAGGATAATCCCCTGAAACTTGAGCTTTTGCACTTTATAGATTGTATCATAAATGGAACAAAGCCAATAATGGAGCCAGAAGGAGACATTAGGTCTTTAAGGGTAGCATTGGATATTTTAAAACAAATTCCTAGACATTAACTAAGGTTCAAATTTATAATAAAGATATGAAGAAAAAGATAAAGAAAAAGACGCCGTGGATAAAGGTAAAGAGAAAATATTGCCTCTTTTGTCAGGAAAAAATAAAAGAAATATCATTTCTTGATTATGAAATTATTAGAAAGGAGCTTTCCGAGAGTGGAAAGATTCTCTCCAGAAGGATTACAAAAACCTGTGCCAAACACCAAAGAATGATGGCAAGGGCAATTAAACAAGCAAGGCAGTTAGCCCTTCTTTCCTATACATCAAAATGAAAGTAATCCTGCTTGATGATATTTCAAAAGGAGAAGCAGGTGATGTTGTCTCCCTTTCAGATGGCTTTGTTAGAAATTTCCTCCTTCCAAAGAAAAAGGCGATATTGGCAACAGAAGAAAACCTTAAGCTAGTGAACAAAATAAAAGAGGAAAGAAAAAAGAGGGAAGAGAGGGAGCATAAAT
The bacterium DNA segment above includes these coding regions:
- the rpsR gene encoding 30S ribosomal protein S18; this translates as MKKKIKKKTPWIKVKRKYCLFCQEKIKEISFLDYEIIRKELSESGKILSRRITKTCAKHQRMMARAIKQARQLALLSYTSK
- a CDS encoding Gfo/Idh/MocA family oxidoreductase; translated protein: MKKLKVGVIGVGHMGEFHAKAYSEIPNVELTGVADIIEERAKRIASQYYTKPYTDYRDMYDKVDAVSIAVPTSIHYQVASDFLNKKKPTLLEKPMTTNIKEAEALFEIAKRNNVLLQIGHVERFNAAVCELKNIIKNPIFIETKRLGPKNPRINDTGVVLDLLIHDIDIVLSLVPSEIEKTSLVASRVYSDYEDIANLQIIFKNGCIASLTASRTTEEKMRTLSATQEDAYIFLDYAEQDLHIHRRASSEYFTSPEVLRYKQESFVERIFVHKDNPLKLELLHFIDCIINGTKPIMEPEGDIRSLRVALDILKQIPRH